AAATAACCACTGAGGTCTGTGATAAAGAGCAATTGTGTGATCTCTGTTTCTCTGTAGATTAATGATGCTTGCCTTCTCTGCTGTGGAGCTCCTGGGAGAAAAACCGTTATGTCCAAACATAATTTGGTTGGGCTCTTGTAAGCTCACAAGTCAGATTTAGTAGATTTACATCTTGGCTccatcacacacatacaaatgacTGTAGGCAATTTACTTGGCATTTtcaagcctcagttcagttcagtcactcggtcgtgtccgactctttgcgaccccatgaatcacagcacgccaggcctccctgtccatcaccaactcctggagttcactcagactcacgtccattgagtcagtgatgccatccagccatctcatcctctgtcgtccccttctcctcctgcccccaatccctcccagcatcagagtcttttccaatgagtcaactcttcgcataagatggccaaagtaccagagtttgagctttagcatcattccttccaaagaaatcccagggctgatcttcagaatggactgcatggatctccttgcagtccaagggactctcaagagtcttctccaacaccacagttcaaaagcatcaattctgcggcgctcagccttcttcacagtccaactctcacatccatacatgaccacaggaaaaaccatagccttgactagatggacctttgttggcaaagtaatgtctctgcttttgaatatgctatctaggttggtcataactttccttccaaggagtaagcgtcttttaatttcatggctgcagtcaccatctgcagtgattttggagcccccaaaaataaaagactgacactgtttccactgtttccccatctatttcccatgaagtgatgggaccagatgccatgatcttaattttctgaatgttgagcttcaagccaactttttcactctcctctttcactttcatcaagaggctttttagttcctcttcactttctgccataagggtggtgtcatctgcatatctgaggttattgatgtttctcccggcaatcttgattccagcttgtgtgtcttccagcccagcgcttctcatgatatagtctgcatagaagttaaataagcagggtgacaatatacagccttgacgtcctccttttcctatttggaaccagtctgttgttccatgtccagttctaactgttgcttcctgacctgcatactaagAAGAAGAATAACGtggaataatgaaaataagaaaacatgtgAATACAGAAAGTGCTCAAAAAGCACTAACTTACCCAATTTCTTAGACTGCAAACACGCTTCAGTCCAGCAGGCGGTGATGGCACGCACACAGCCACTGAGCAGAAATGGCCTGTGCGTGCACACCGCAAACCTGGCGCCGAGAGCGTGCGGGATGGGAGGAACAGGGAGGTGCCTCTGCCCGAGTGGCAGTCAGAGgcaggtgggggcggggctgcTGGAGAGAATTGCACGCGTCTGTGCACATGTGTATATGCCTCCAGGCCGAATGCAGAGGGGACATCTCTTTTAACGTCTTATTAAAAGGGTAAAGCAGGACCATGAAATCTGGGAGAGCCTAGTCATCCACTTCCTCTCCGTTGCCTTCAAACAAATTCCAGCCTCAAGTCCATTTAAGAGGGAAACACACCTATTATAATGGACCGGGAGCTATGACAACTATCCAGCCTTTCCAGTTTGACCCCAAACTATCCCTGAATGTGTAATCTTCATTGTAACTGTATCACACATAAAAGCCAGTCCTGCCTGAGGTTTACTCTGGACACTCATGCAGCTGGGACCTTATCATCTGTAGGCCCTGCCAGCACTTCAGCATTCTTCATCACTAGAGCAATTCTGACATGGTCATattgctattttttattttttggctgcgctgggtctttgttgctgcttaagggctttctctagtggccaCGCTGGGGGCCTACTCTCTAattatggtgcacaggcttctcattgtgctggcttctcttgttgcccgGCACAGGCTTTAgaacacacaggctcagtagttgtgcaagGGTTTAGTCCTCCCCCTTGCCtcatggtgaaggaaatggcaacccactccagtactcttgcctggagaatcccatggacagaggagcctggcaggctacagtccacagggttgcagagtcggacatgacagtgactaaaccaccaccaccgccacctgCCTCGTGGAATGTGGGACCCCTAGTGGATCAGAGATcgaacttgcatcccctgcattggcaggtagagtcttaaccactggatcgccaggaaATTCCAGAGGTTGGATTACTTGATCTCCCTTCACCCCCAATTTCAGTCTTTTACAGTATGATACATGAAGATACATATGCTGGAGTGAGCCAAAGGAGATTACTAGCCCAGTAGGAACAGAACAGGCTTTAGCAGGACAGGGTAGCTTTAGCCTCCCTAGGAACCCACTGCTGGAGTGGTTACATTCTAGTGGGTAAAGGCCAGGTTTGCTGCTAAACTTTCTACAGCATACAGGGCAGGCTCCTATAGGAAAAGATTATCCAAGCAAAGATATCAACAGTGCTGAAGTTGAGAAATCCTCTTCCAGAGTGGCAGCAACACCTCAATGATTAAGTCTGAATATTCTGAACCACCAGAAATCATTTGGAAGTGACGGCTTTTGCACAGCTTCCTGGTGAAAACGGAGAAACTACAAGAAACTATTAACCACTCTAATGCTTCAATCAAGTATCAGCTGGACACCTACCAAGAATCACACTTTCTTTAAACTGGGATATGAATGTATGTATGCTTTATTAGGATGCTCACAAGAATGACACATTAGCACTGTCCTTCTGGTGGGACAGAGAATACACATCTGACCCACATCATAGAAGGAGACAGGCCCGGGTAACGGCTCTCAGAGCTGGTACAAGGGTCCACTGAAGAAATTGCCATTCAGCAAAGCGAGGATGCTTCCTTGGATTCCATCATCTCTGCTGCAGCTTCCAGTCAGTCCTCCATGATGGCCCCAGAATCCTCCATTCCAGAACCTCCTACCATGCCTTCAAGACCTAGGTCAACTGGCCCATGTCTCATTCACCCAGGCGCCTCTGGAATTTGGCAGCACGTCTCTTTGGTATGCTGCTGCCCCGCCACCCTCAGGGGGCAAAGGTGGGAGTTGGGGGGGAATACAACATTACCAAAAGCAAATAGCAGGGGTACATCAGCAACCGACACTTCGGGCATACACCCAACAACCTCACAGAACACATGCTTCCTCCCCAAATGATACATTATGccctgcagagcaaaggaaaccccTCGATGATTCAGACACACGTGCAACGATCCTGTACATGGGAATGAGGGGTACAAGCAGACAGTTATGCCATCATGCCCTGCACAGTAGGAAGCAGGCCCCTGAAAGCTGGAACCAATTCTCTACTCTCTCGGCTCTTCCCTGCCTTTAAGTGGTGTCATCCAGCCTGTTCCACCTGTTCTTGGCGTTAGTTCATTTTTCTAAAAGGGAGGATAAGATggcagagaggaaggggagaTTAGGGGAGGGGCTGACAACCTATAAAACAAGACAACAgtacaaaaatgcaaaaatcagattgagcattaaaatattttataacaatagAAGGTAGCTGGAAACACTACATGCTAACAGACAATATGATACATAACtctgcgggggcgggggggtggagAGGAGTCAGCTGGGAGTGTGGCTGAGGCCACCAGTTTAGACTAAGAGCCTTTCAATGGACTGCTGGATGGACTGGATCTGCTGCTTCAGTTGTGAGCCCTCTTTGATGGTGACGGAGCAGGCGATGACAGGCCTGGAGACCCCGCAGGCTCGCCCCAGAGCCTGCTTGGAGCGCACGAACACATAGGGCACGTTCTTGTCCTCACACAGCAGCGGGAGGTGCAGGATGATCTCCAAGGGCTCCGCATCTGCGGCCATCACAATGAACTCAGAGATGCCTCTGTTGAGGGTTTTGGTGGCTGTGGAGAGAAGGACATGAAGTCAACAGGTGATGGGGGCTGGGGCAGAGAAGCCACAACAAAGCAATTTCCAAGGAAAAGAAACAGGTgcaagaaaaatgggcaaaaatgtCCAGGACTAGGATATTCCTGGAAGAGATAGGGAGCCAAGCATCAAATCCCCAATGCCTTCCTCAAACTCTACATCAAACCCATCAGTTCTGTCAAAACGCACTCTAAATCCTAAAAAGAGCCCTTCTTTTCCTGTCCTCTGCTACCACACTCCCCAAGCTTCACCAGCAGGAAGCAGTGCAATGTAGCACTTCTCCAGCCCTGTGACCAAGGATCAGGAGTTTCCATCCCAATCTGCCATCATCAATACTTTGGAAAGTTCACACTACACGTTAACTCACCAAGCAAGTTCAACATCCCACAGCATTGTTCAAATCTTatcattttatttagtttatatttttgtttctggctGTTCCGGGTCTTccctgctgcttgggcttttctctaggtgttgtgagcagggctactctctcagtggcggtgtgcgggcttctcactgcagtgccttctcttgtgcagcacagcctcagtagtcgtggcacacaggcttagatgCTCAgctgcgtgtgggatcttcccagatctggGTTCTaattgtatctcctgcattggtgagtgggttctttaccactgagctaccagtgaaaCCCCCTCAAATGCTTATTCCTGACTGCTTATCTCTGTGACCCAGTGCTAGCCCACAGGCCACACACGCTGCTGCTCTGAAGTCTCCATGGTGGGCCTAGTCAAAAGCATCCAGCCCTCTTTCCACCTTGGAAATCTAGTCCAGACCCCAGACGGGGACCGTGCTGGTAACACTCTTCTTGGACCATCCTCTGGTTGCCTTACCCTCATTGGCTCCTTTTCGAAGCTGCTTGTAGTTACATGACTGCTGAACGAGATCCAATAGTTTCTTGGTGAGGTGAGCATCTGCAAGAGGGTAGGCCTTCGGATTGACGTCAGCCTCAGTCTGTTGGGGGTATATCAAAGCATGAGTCAAACTGAACCGGAAGTTGTTCCAGACGAGTCACAAAGTACTCCAACCAAAAACTGAGAGGGACAATAGGGAGCTTCCCTACTTCCCTCCCCCAAACATACACATTTAATTTACTAAATCTAAACAAGTATAATTTATAGAAACCCAGCACAAAGTtctatttcctttatattttaatcttCAGTTTTCAGTAAGAATCCTGGTTTCCAAAACAtccaagtattttctcatttattctacCCTGCAATTCACATAAAATGGTTTCAGAGTTGCTATACCAATACTACCTCCATCAACTATAAACCCACCAAGGTCAAAATTTCCTTTTAATCTTACAATACATCCAACTAAAACCATCCAGTCAGAGTACTATATTCAAAAGTTATTCAAACTATATGTTACCTTGTGGCTATCAATCTGATATACAATTAAGGTTCCTTTGTATTTAGTTtgcttaaaaattcttaaaaatatataaaacatttatgtgGTTCCAAAGTCATTGTTTTGAAAACTAGTAAACTGTAGAGCCTTTCCTATGTAGACTGATAGGTAAGCAAGCAGCAGGTAAACATCTTCTGTATTCCACCTAAAGAATGATACAATTAAACAGCACCATCCTGCAAGCCATACTAATTAGTTAATTAATCCAAACAAATTAATGGATCCAGGTATTGATTTTAATAGCTACCAACATCACACAAAAAAAATACCATGTGACCAttgcctctctgggcttccctggtggctcaaaggtaaagaatccacctgcaatgctggagacctgggttcgatccctgggctgggaagatcccctcaaggagggcacagcaacccactccagtattcttgcctggagaatccctagactagggagcctggcaggctacagttcatcgggtcgcaaagagtcggacacgactgaacgactaggCACACTGCCTCTCTTAAAGAACAAACCATCAATGATCAAGCAGTCTTGGGGGGAAAAGAGGAAAGCTAGGAGAAAAGCTGATCAAGCCTTCCATCCCACTTTTTTTGCCCACAGTGCTTGCGGAGAtcctagtttcccgaccagggacggaacctgcgccccctgcagtagaagcgcagagtcttagcccggaccactggagaagtcccAGCCTTTGATTCTAATACTGCTACCAAATCCAGGTCCGGAACCCAGGTCTGGCTGCTCGAAAGCCAATTCTCCAGAGACAAGTGCtgggaggaaaggaaaggttGCTTTATTTTGGAGGCCTGCGGCAACTaggcagaaaaggcaatggcaacccactccagtactcttgcctggaaaatcccatggaccgaggagccttgtaggctgcagtccatggggtcgctcagagttggacatgactgaagcgacttagcagcagcggcaacCAGGGGAGAACAATACTATATATTTGATATTAACGAATTATTAAATTTGGGGGTATTGTAGTGGCATTGAAGTTGTTgaaatttctcattttacagatgcatgCTGTAATACCTATAGATAAAATGCAACCCCATTGGATCCATTGCAAAacaacacacagaaaacaaattcgGTGGTGCCTCGCCTATTCCATTTCTCCTACCCTATTTTCACCTCTTGACTTTAACTTTTTTTATAAATTTCTCACTTGCTTTCCCTGTGATTCTTTttacaaatatgtattttattatatacataaCCTGGGTGCAGCCCACATTACCATTCCTGAGCACCAAGCAGTTTGCC
This window of the Bos taurus isolate L1 Dominette 01449 registration number 42190680 breed Hereford chromosome 5, ARS-UCD2.0, whole genome shotgun sequence genome carries:
- the SNU13 gene encoding NHP2-like protein 1; protein product: MTEADVNPKAYPLADAHLTKKLLDLVQQSCNYKQLRKGANEATKTLNRGISEFIVMAADAEPLEIILHLPLLCEDKNVPYVFVRSKQALGRACGVSRPVIACSVTIKEGSQLKQQIQSIQQSIERLLV